In Corylus avellana chromosome ca2, CavTom2PMs-1.0, the following proteins share a genomic window:
- the LOC132171461 gene encoding chitinase-like protein 2 has product MENQRSALLAMGFTILMLVISRSVAVGQGIKGIVGGTGRARSPGCKGYACGGSSSHCCIGAISDYFQTNQFESLFSKRNSPLAHALHFWDYNSFIAASDDYQPYGFGTAADGKFLGLKEVAAFLAHVGSKTSCGYEAATGEPLAWGLCYNKEMNSGSSYCDENYKHTYPCAPGVAYYGRGALPIYWNYNYGEAGKALKVDLLNHPEYIEQNATLAFQVAIWRWMTPLKEHQPSAHDVFVGFWEPTKSDTLAKRIPGFGATMNVLYGDHVCGQGENEAMNNMISHYLYYLRRMGVAREEAGPHEVLSCAHQVAFNPSSSSSP; this is encoded by the exons ATGGAGAATCAACGGTCTGCTCTCTTGGCGATGGGATTCACAATATTAATGCTTGTGATTTCTAGATCTGTTGCAGTCGGTCAGGGCATTAAGGGAATTGTTGGAGGCACCGGGCGCGCGCGCTCGCCCGGATGTAAAGGGTACGCGTGTGGAGGGAGTTCTTCTCACTGCTGTATCGGGGCTATTTCCGACTACTTCCAGACCAACCAGTTTGAGAGCCTCTTCTCGAAGCGTAACTCCCCACTCGCCCATGCACTCCATTTCTGGGACTACAATTCTTTCATCGCCGCTTCTGATGACTACCAGCCTTATGGTTTCGGTACCGCCGCCGACGGCAAGTTCTTGGGGTTGAAGGAAGTTGCAGCTTTTCTTGCCCACGTTGGCAGCAAAACCTCCT GTGGATATGAAGCGGCTACAGGGGAACCATTGGCATGGGGCTTATGTTATAACAAGGAAATGAATTCTGGCTCGTCTTACTGTGATGAGAACTACAAGCACACTTATCCATGCGCCCCTGGGGTCGCATACTATGGCCGGGGTGCTCTGCCTATCTATTG GAACTACAACTATGGAGAAGCCGGGAAAGCCTTGAAGGTGGATTTGTTGAACCATCCAGAATACATAGAACAGAATGCCACGCTGGCCTTCCAGGTTGCAATTTGGAGGTGGATGACGCCACTTAAGGAGCATCAGCCTTCTGCCCACGATGTCTTTGTGGGATTCTGGGAACCCACAAAGAGTGATACTTTGGCAAAGCGAATTCCTGGTTTTGGAGCTACCATGAATGTCCTCTATGGTGATCATGTTTGCGGTCAGGGTGAGAATGAGGCCATGAACAACATGATTTCCCATTACTTGTATTACCTTCGTCGTATGGGTGTTGCCCGAGAAGAGGCAGGGCCTCATGAAGTGCTCAGCTGTGCCCACCAGGTTGCTTTCAATCCATCCTCTTCCTCATCTCCTTGA